Part of the Crossiella cryophila genome, GAGCGGCCATGGACGCGCTGGAGAACGGGACGATCACCGCGGGGGATGTGGTGGTGATCCGGTATGAGGGGCCGAAGGGCGGGCCGGGGATGCGGGAGATGCTGGCGATCACGGGGGCGATCAAGGGGGCGGGGTTGGGGAAGGACGTGTTGTTGTTGACGGATGGGCGGTTCTCGGGCGGGACCACGGGGTTGTGTGTGGGGCATGTGGCGCCGGAGGCGGTGGACGGGGGGCCGATCGCGTTTGTTCGGGATGGGGATCGGATTCGGTTGGATGTGGTGGCTGGGGCGTTGGATTTGGGGGTTGGGGCGGGGGAGTTGGCGGGGCGGCGGGAGGGGTGGGTGCCTCGGAGGCATGGGTATTCGCGGGGGGTTTTGGCTAAGTACGCGAAGTTGGTGGGGTCGGCTAGTACGGGGGCGGTTTGCGGGTAGGGGTGGGGGCGGGCTGGGGGGCGGGGCGCTGGGGGCGGGCGGGCTGCCGGTAGGGACGTGACTGGGGCGGGCTGCGGGCTGCGGGCTGCGGGTAGCAGCGTGGCTGGGGCTGGGGCCTGGGCTGGCTGGCGGCGGGCGCTTCGCAGCGGGGTGCGCCTGGGCGCGCGAGGATCGGGCGCACGGAGCCCGGGACCGGCGAGGAGCGGCTGCACGGGCGGGGTGCCGGACGCGAGGGTGAAGCGCGAGGCGGCCTGGCCCACGAAGCCGGGCATGCGGACTGTGGGGGCTACTCGCGCGGGGCTGGCCACGGCAGCTTGACGCGAGGCTGGGCACCGAGGCCAAGTGACGCCGGCGGCTGGGCAGGCGGCTCGGCTCCGCGGGGCGGTGGCTGAGCGGCGGCTGAACGGCCGGGGCTGCGGCGCTTGGGCGCACACCGGGGTGGGCTGCGCTTGAGCGCGCCGGGTCTGCGGCACCTGGGCGCGCACCGGGGTGGGCCGCGGCCTGCCGGGTGGTCGGCGGCGACGCCGGGCCGCTGGGCCACGCGCGAAGCCGTGGGCCGCGGGCGCAGCCGTGGGCTGCGGCGGGCCGTGGGCGGCGGCTGGGTGCGGGCTGCCGGTTCGTGGCGCTTGAGCGCGGGCTCTGCAGCGGTCGGCTGGGCGGGGTCCGGCGGGTGGGTGTCGGTTGGCTGGGGCAGTGGGCTGGGTGGCCGGGGGTGTTGGGGTCGGGTTGTGGGTGGTTGGGCGGTGGGCGCGCTTCCGATTGTTCACGCAACGCGGGAACGGGCGATTTGGTTCCCAGCGTATCCACAGGGGCGCCCCGGGGCTGGGGGCTATCCACAAAGTGCTGGTCAGGGCCCCGGGGCGGGTGGGGTTAGGCGAGGGCCTTGACTGCTTCGGAGAGGGCTCGGTGGAAGGTGGGGTAGGCGCCGATGAACTGTTGGAGGGTTTCCAGGGGGATTTTGGCGTGGACTGCCATGGCCAGGGCGCCCAGGATTTCGCCGCCGGCGGGGCCCATGGCGGTGGCGCCCAGGAGGGTGTTGTGGTCTGTGTCGAGGATGAGTTTGATCAGGCCTCGGTTGCCTACCTTGTGGACGAAGCCTCGGGAGCTGTGTTCCAGGCGGGTCAGGCCGGTGCGGATGTTGTGGCCCTGGGCTCGGGCTTGTTTCTCGGTTAGGCCTACCGAACCCAGTTCTGGGTTGGTGAAGGTGACTCTTGGGATGGCGTGGTACTGGGCGGCGGGGCCTGGGCGGCCCAGGATCTCGCGGATGACGATGTCGGCCTGGTACATGGACATGTGGGTGAAGGCGCCGTGGCCGACGATGTCGCCTACCGCCCACACACCTTCGGCGACCTTGAGGCGGTCGTCGGTGGGGAGGGTTCTGGTGGTGGGGTCCAGGCCGAGGTTTCCGATGCCGAGGGCTTCGAAGTCGGTTTTGCGGCCGGTGGCCACCAGGAGGTGGGTGCCGGTGACGGGGGTGCCGTTGGTGAGGGTGAGGGTGAACTCGTTGGTTTGGTGACTTACTGACTTGGCGCCCGCTCCGGTGTGCACGGTGATGCCTTCGTCGGCGAAGATCTCGGCGAGCAGGGCGGCCGCTTCGGGTTCTTCCAGGGCCGCGAGGTGGTCTTGGGGTTCGATGATGTGGACTTCAGCGCCGAAGCGGGCGAAGAGCTGGGCGAACTCCAGGCCGATGGCGCCGCCGCCGAGGACCACCAGGGTGTCGGGGACGTACTCGGTGCGGACCGCTTCCCGGTTGGTCCAGAAGGGGGTGCCCGCCAGGCCGGGGATCGGGGGGATGAGGGGTTCGGTGCCGGGGTTGAGGACGATGGCCTTGGTGGCGGTGATGGTGTGCGGCTGGTTGTCGTGGTCGAGGACCTCGACCTGGCCGGGGGCGGTGATCCTGGCGGTGCCGCGGAGGAAGGTGGCGCCCGCGTCGGTGAGGCGGCGGACCGCGACCGCGTCGTCCCAGTTGTCGGTGGCCTCGCGGCGGATACGCTCCGCTACCGCGGACCAGTCGGGGAGCACGGTGGCCGAGCCCGCGAGTTCCGGCACCCGGCGGGCCTCGGCGACCACCTCGGCGGCGCGGACCATCATCTTGGTCGGGATGCAGCCGTAGTACGGGCACTCGCCGCCGACCAGCCTGCGCTCCACCCCCAGCACCCGCAGTCCGGCGCCGGCCAGCTCGGTGGCGACATGCTCACCACCGGGGCCGAGCCCGATCACGACGACGTCCACCTCAAGGGCTGACATGGCTCTCCTTCGTTCGCCGGGACGACTGCATGCCGTACTGGCAAGTTACCTGTCAGTGTTAACCGGGGATTTCGGCGGGGCGCGGCTGTCAACCCGGTCGCCAACGTTTGTCCGGGCTGTCATCGCGTGCGCGGCGGGGCACTACCAGGTATGGAGATCCACTGCTACCTGGGTAGCTACCTCGCTGAACCGTGTCAGAACGGTCCTGGCGTACTGGATTCAGTTACCTGCAAACGTCGTAGGCCGATTTCGGCAGCATTAACCAGCACCATCCCCGGGAATGGCGGGCAGAATGTACCTCGGGCGCCGGGGATTCCCGAATCAACTCGCCCAAAGATCACCCGGCATTTTTACCGTTGATCGACAGCACCCTGGGTTCATGATCGGCTCCTGGATCACCCCGCCGGGGGACCCATGATCGCCGAGCGCGACCGGTCCGCCCGACCTGCCCGCACGAGGGTGGTAACAAACCCGCACGTTGTGGCGATTACCCCCACGTGCAGCGGACGTATCCAGTGGATGAACACCGGGGGCGCGCGGGCCTGACCCCCAGGCCGGGCGTCCACAGTGGACACACTGGGTGACCTCCCGGCCAGGGGTTTTGCCCGGTTGAGTGACTTCAGCCACACGGCATTTGTGCCGAATTGCTGAACAAGACACCGGGACCCGAGAGCCAAAGCGGGAGCACCGAATACTTGAGAGCCACTCAATTTTCCCTTGAGGGCGACTCAAGGCCACATTTCAACCGTTGATGAATTACAGCCTGCACCGCTAGCTTCCCGTTTCGATTCAGCCTTTCGGGTCACTAGCTGGATCCTGCCCGTCCACAGGTTGTTGTTGATCAACGGAGGCTCCATGGCCGCGCAGTCGGAACGGCGCGCTCTCGTCCTCGGGGTAACCCCCTTCGGCGAGGCCAACGCACGTCTCGTCGCCGCGGTCCGCCAGTCCGGCGGACTCGGAGTTCTCGACCTCGGCACCGGCGCCCGGTCGACTCGGGAAGCACTCGTTCTCGCCCAGCGCTGGGCGTCCGGCACCTTCGGGGTGCGCGTCCCGGCCGGGTGCGCGCTCAACCCCGCCGATCTCCCCACCGAAGTTGACACGGTCGTGTTGACCGGGGACAGCTCTTGGCAACTCGCTGACATCGCCACCCGGTTCCAGGTGCTCGTCGAGATCACCTCCGTCGAGCAGGCGCGCACCGCGGCCGCCGGTGGCGCGGCCGGGCTGATCGCCCGCGGCAACGAGGCCGGTGGCCTGGTCGGCGAACTCAGCTCCTTCGTCCTGCTGCAGAAGCTCGTGGCCACCCCGGGCCTGGACCTGCCGATCTGGCTGGCAGGCGGCATCGGCACGCACACCGCCGCCGCGGCCGTGCTCGGCGGCGCCACCGGCGTGGTGCTGGACACCCAGCTCGCGCTGCTGGCCGAGTCCGAGCTGCCCGAGGCGACCGCAGCGCTGCTGCGCACCCTGGACGGCTCGGAGACCGCCGTGGTCGACGGCCGCCGGGTGCTGGCCCGCAAGGGCCGCGCGCCCGCCCCGGCCCTTGAAGTGGGCCAGGACATCTTCCTGGCCGCCCGCTTCGCCGAGCGCTACGGCACCGTCGGCCGGGTGGTGCGCGCGATCCGGGAGGCCGTCGCCGCCGCGGTGACCGCCGAGGGCCTGGACGCGGTGCTGCGCCCCGGCTCGGCCTTCGCCACCGCGGTCGGCGTGCCGCTGCCGGTCGCGCAGGGTCCGATGACCAGGGTGTCCGACCAGGCCGGGTTCGCCGCCGAGGTCGCCACCGGCGGCGGACTGCCCTTCGTCGCCCTGGCTCTGGCCGGCAAGGAGCAGACCCGGCGGATGATGACCGAGACCGCCGCCGCACTGGGCGAACGCCCGTGGGGTGTCGGCGTGCTCGGGTTCGCGCCGGAGGACACCAGGGCCGCGCAGCTGGAGATCATCCGCGAGCTGCGGCCCACGCACGCCATCATCGCCGGGGGCCGACCCTCGCAGGCCGCCGCGCTGGAAGAGGTCGGCATCACGACCTTCCTGCACGTGCCCTCCCCCGGACTGCTCAAGCAGTTCGTGGAGGCCGGTGCGCGCCGGTTCATCTTCGAGGGCAGCGAATGCGGCGGGCACGTCGGACCGCGGGCCAGCTTCGCGCTGTGGGAAGCCCAGATCTCCGTGCTGCTCGATCACCTGGGCGCCAAGGACGGCGCTGACCTCCAGGTGATCTTCGCCGGGGGTGTGCACGACGCGCGCTCGGCCGCCATGGTCGCCGCGATGGCCGCGCCGCTGGCCGCCAAGGGCGTCGGGATCGGCGTGCTCATGGGCACCGCCTACCTGTTCACCGAGGAGGCCGTCAGCGCGGGCGCGGTGCAGCCGCTGTTCCAGCAGCAGGTACTGGCCGCCGAGGGCACCGAACTCCTGGAGACCGCGCCCGGCCACGCCACCCGCTGCGTCACCAGCCCCTTCGCCGAGGACTTCCAGACCATCAAGGCCGAGCTGACCGCCAAGGGCGTGCCGGACCGGGAGATCTGGGAGCACCTGGAAAGCCTCAACGTCGGCCGCCTGCGCATCGCCAGCAAGGGCGTGCGCCGCGAGGGCGAGCGCCTGATCGCCGCGGACGAGACCGAACAGCTCGCCGACGGTCTGTTCATGGCCGGACAGGTCGCGGTGCTGCGCGATGCGGTCACCACGGTCGCCGCCCTGCACGAGTCGGTCACCGGCGACGCGGCCGAATACCTTGGCGCGCAACGCGAACTCCTCCGCGCCCGGCTCGGCATCCTGGCCCCGGCACGCACCGAGCCGGTCGCGCCGCCGCCCCTGGACGTGGCCATCGTCGGCATGGCGTGCGTGTTCCCCGACTCCCCCGACCTGGCCACCTTCTGGGCCAACATCGTCGGCGGCGTGGACGCGGTCACCGAGGTCCCGGCCGAACGCTGGGACGCCGACACCTACTACTCCCCCGACGCCACCGGCAAGAACATCAACGACCGCACCCCCTCGCGCTGGGGCGGATTCCTGCCGAAGATCCCGTTCGACCCGCTGAGCTACGGCATCCCCCCGGCGAGCCTGGCCAGCATCGAACCAGTGCAGCTGCTCGCACTGGAGGTCGCCCGCCGGGCACTGCGGGACGCCGGTTACGACGGGGACCGGGACTTCGACCGCTCGCGCACCTCGGTGGTCTTCGGCGCCGAGGCCGGATCCGACCTGTCCAACGCCACCACCCTGCGCGCGGTCCTGCCCGCCTACCTGGCGAACCTGCCCAAGGAACTCCTGGACCAGCTGCCGCCGCTGACCGAGGACTCCTTCCCCGGCATGCTGGCCAACGTCATCTCCGGCCGCATCGCCAACCGCCTCGACCTCGGCGGCGCCAACTACACCGTCGACGCCGCCTGCGCCTCCTCACTGGCCGCACTGGACGTGGCCTGCAAGGAACTGGTCAACGGCACCAGCGACCTGGTGCTCTGCGGTGGCGCGGACCTGCACAACGGCATCAACGACTACCTGCTCTTCGCCTCCGTGCACGCGCTGTCGGCCACCGGGCGCAGCCGCACCTTCGACAGCTCCGCCGACGGCATCGCCCTCGGTGAAGGCGTCGCCTGCGTTGCCCTCAAACGGCTTTCCGACGCGCAGCGGGACGGCGACAAGATCTACGCGGTGGTCAAGGGCCTCGGCTCGGCCAGCGACGGCAAGTCCCTCGGCCTGACCGCGCCGCGCCCGGAAGGCCAGCGGGCCGCCCTGGACCGGGCCTACGCCAACGCGCACCTCTCCCCCGCCGCGGTCGGCCTGGTGGAGGCGCACGGCACCGGCACCGTGGTCGGCGACCGCACCGAACTGGCCACCCTGACCAAGATGTTCGTCGAGGCCGGGGCCCAGCCAGGGACCTGCGCGATCGGCTCGGTCAAGTCGCAGATCGGGCACACCAAGTGCGCGGCCGGACTCGCCGGGCTGATCAAGGCCGCACTGGCCCTGCACACCGGGGTCAAGCCGCCCACGCTGCACGTGGAAACGCCGAACTCGGCCTGGGACAAGGACTCCAGCCCGTTCGTCTTCCACACCGCGGCCCGCCCCTGGGCCACCGAACCGGCCGACCGGGTCGCCGGGGTGAGCGCGTTCGGCTTCGGCGGCACCAACTTCCACACCGTGCTCGCCGCCGTCGACCAGCCCGCCCCTCGGCACAGCGTGGACGCCTGGCCCGCCGAGCTGTTCACCTTCCGTGGCAACGATCTGCGGTCCGCCACCAAGTCCATCGAGAAGCTCCTGGACCTGGCCGCGGCCAACGACACCGGCGGGCGCCCGTGGCGGCTGCGGGACCTGGCGCGCACCGCCGCCCGCACCGCCGACACACGCACCGAACCCGTGCAGGTCGCGGTGGTCGCCGACAGCCTGGACGGCCTGGTCGGCCAGCTGCGCCGCGCGGTCGCCGGAGAGCACGACCCGGCCGCCGGGGTGTACCTGGCCGGGAACACCGCCCTGGGTGCCGAGCCCGGCAAGCTCGCCTTACTGTTCCCCGGGCAGGGCAGCCAGCGCACCGGCATGCTCGCCGAGCTGTTCGTGGCCTTCCCCGAGGTGCAGCACCTGTTGCAGCGCGGACACCAGTGGGCCGACCTGCTCTTCCCGCCGGCCGCCTTCGATTCCGCGGTGGCCAAGGACAACGAGGCCCGGCTGCGCGACACCCGGGTCGCCCAGCCCGCGCTGGGTATCGCCGGACTCGCCGTGCACCAGCTGCTCGGCAAGCTCGGCGTGCGCGCGGATCTCGTTGCCGGGCACAGCTATGGCGAACTCGTCGCACTGGCCGCGGCGGGCGCGATCGACGCTGGCACCCTCCTGGACATCTCCGCGGCGCGGGCCGAGTCGATCCTGGCCGCGGCCGCGGACGCCGGTGGCGACCCTGGCAGCATGGCCGCCGCCTCCGGGCAGGCCGCCGCGGTGCGCGAGGTACTGGAACGGGCCGGGTTGAGCGGTGACGTGGTGCTGGCCAACCACAACTCGCCCAAGCAGGTCGTCGTCTCCGGCACCACCGAGGGTGTGGCCAAGGCCGTCACCGAGCTGAAGGCGGCCGGGATCAGTGCGAAGCCGATCCCGGTGGCCTGTGCCTTCCACAGCCCACTGGTGGCCGCCGGTGGCGACCGGTTCGCCCAGGTTCTGTCCACTGTGGACATCCATGCGCCGGAGATCCCGGTGTGGTCCAACCGCACCGCGAGCGTGTACGGCGTGGACATCCGGGCCGAGCTGGCCGCGCAGATCGGGTCGCCGGTGCGCTTCGTCGAGCAGATCGAGGCGATGTACGCCGACGGCGCCAGGGTCTTCGTCGAGGCCGGGCCGGGCAAGGTGCTCTCCCGCCTGGTGAAGGACATCCTCGGCGACCGGCCGCACGTCACCGTGACCATCGAGCCCAGCGCGGACAGCGGTCTGCGCGGCTTCCTCGGCGCGCTCGCCGCGCTCGCCACCGCCGGGGTGTCCCTGCGCACCGGGTGGCTGTTCCAGGGTCGCGACGCCCGCGACGTCTCGGCCACCCCCCTGCCCAAGCGCGCCGGCTGGACCATCGACGGTCACGTCGTGCGCACCGCCGACGGCGGCTACCTCACCGGCGGCCTCGCCCCGGCCCGTCGCGTCCACCTGGAGACCACCATGAGCCAGCCGCAGCCCCAGCCAGCTGGTCAGAACGACGCCCTGGTCAGCGAGTTCCTCCGGACCAGCCGGGAGATCCTGGCCGCCCAGCGCGATGTGCTGCTCACCTACTTCGGCAGCAACCCCGGCGTGCAGTACGCGGCGCCGCAGGTGCTCCAGCAGCTCCCCGCCGTGGTTCAGGCCCCCCTCGCACCGGTGGTGCAGCCGGTCGCCGCGCCCGCGCCGGTGGTGGTGGCCGCACCGGCACCCGCACCGTCCACTGTGGACGTCCTCGGTACCGTGCTGCAGATCATCAGCGACCGGACCGGGTACCCGATCGACATGATCGAACCCGATCTCGACCTGGAAGCCGACCTCTCCATCGACTCCATCAAGCGCACCGAGATCGCCGGTGAGCTGGCCACCAAGCTGGGTGGCGGTCTGGACGCGGCCAGCCTGACCGACGCAGAGCTGGAAGACCTCGCGAAGGCCCGCACGGCCGCGGCGATCTCCGCCTGGCTGGGTGCGAAGGTCGGCGACACCGCCACACCGGCCGCGATCCCAGCCACGGTCGCGGCGAGTGGCCCCAGCGAGGCCGAGATCCTGGCCACGGTGTTGCAGATCATCAGCGACCGCACCGGGTACCCGATCGACATGATCGAGCCGGACCTGGACCTGGAAGCCGATCTCTCCATCGACTCCATCAAGCGGACCGAGATCGCGGGCGAGCTGGCCACCCAGCTCGGCGATGGTCTGGACGCGGCCAGCCTCGGCGACGCCGAGCTGGAAGAACTGGCCAAGGCGCGTACCGCGGCCTCGATCGCGGGCTGGCTGGCCGCCAAGTCCGGCGCCCCGGCCTTGCCCGCACCGGCCGCGCCCCTGGCACTGGCCGCCGCCCCGGTGGCCGCGCCCGAGCCGGTGGCGGTCTCGGGCGGGATCGCGCCCAAGCGGTACCTGCTCACCCCGGTCGACATCTCCGGCGTCACCCCCACCGGCGTGGAAGCCCTGACTGGCAAGCGGTTCGTGCTCTTCGGCGCCACCGGCGCGAGCGAACTCGCCGCGCTGCTCCTGGAGAACGGCGCGCAGGCCCGGGTGGAATCCCTGGCCAGGCCGCTGACCGAGGCGGACGGGCAGATCGACGGCGTGGTGTTCCTGGACGCCCTGGTCGACGGCGACCTGCCGGTGCTCCCGGAGACCTTCCCCGCCTTCCAGTCCGCGCTCGTCCGCGGCGTCAGCTGGCTGCTGGCCGCCGCACCGGGTCAGCTGGGCCGGGCGGCCGGACTGCGCGGACTGTTCCGCACCATCGCCCGCGAATACCCGGACACGCACGCCAGCCTGGTCGAGACCGACGCCGACCCGGCCGCCGCGCTCTTCGCCGAGATCCTCGCCGGTGACCGCCACCCGGTCGTCCTGCGCCGCGAAGGCGGACGGCAGGCCCTGGAAATGATCGCCACCCCGCTCGGCGCGCTCGGCCTGGGCGCCGGACCCGCCGGGGACGGCTCCACCGAGGCCGGCGCCATCGGCCTGGACCGCGACTCCGTCGTCCTGCTGGTCGGCGGGGCACGCGGGATCACCGCCCAGTTCGCGGCCACCCTGGCCGGGGCCAGCGGCTGCCGGATCGAACTCGTCGGCCGCACCGCCGTGGCCACCGAGGACGAACACCCCGCCACCCTGGCCGCCAAGGACAAGACCCAGCTGCGGGCCGCGCTGATCCAGCAGGGCCTGCGCAACCCGGCCGAGATCGAACGCACCGCCAGCCGCATCCTGGCCCAGCGCGAGGTCCAGTCCACTGTGGACGAGATCGCCGCACTCGGCAGCCAGGTCCGCTACCACTCGGTGGACGTCCGCGATCACGACGCGCTGCGCGGCCTGGTCAAGGAGATCCACGCCGAACACGGCCGCATCGACGGCGTGGTCTACGCGGCGGGCGTGATCGAGGATAAGCTCCTGGCGGAGAAGGACATCGAGTCCTTCCGGCGGGTCTTCGGCACCAAGGTCGACGGCGCCCGCCAGCTCCTGGAGGCCGTCTCCGACCTCGGCGAGACCGGGCCCCGGTTCGCGGTGCTCTTCGGCAGCATCGCCGCCGCACTGGGCAACCGCGGCCAGGTCGACTACGCCGCCGCCAACGACGCCCTGGAATCCCTCGGCATCACCTGGTCCCAGCGGACCGGGGCCCGCGGACTCACTGTCCACTGGGGACCGTGGGCGCCCTCGGCCAAGCACGGCGGCATGGTCACCCCCGAACTCATGCAGTCCTACACCCGCCGCGGCATCGAGCTGATCGACCCGGAGGAAGGCACCCTGGCGCTGCTGCGTGAACTCGCCTGGGGTGGCGACGCGGTCCGCTCGGTCGTCTACTCCGCCTCGGGCTGGTGAGCATGACGCAGCCAACCCCGGTCGCGATCGTCGGGATGGCCGTGCTGCTGCCCGGCGCCCGCGACCTGGAGTCCTACTGGCACAACCTGGTCAACGGGGTCGACGCCATCACCGAGGTCCCGGCCGACCGGTGGGACGCCGACTTCTACCAC contains:
- a CDS encoding dihydrolipoyl dehydrogenase family protein, whose product is MSALEVDVVVIGLGPGGEHVATELAGAGLRVLGVERRLVGGECPYYGCIPTKMMVRAAEVVAEARRVPELAGSATVLPDWSAVAERIRREATDNWDDAVAVRRLTDAGATFLRGTARITAPGQVEVLDHDNQPHTITATKAIVLNPGTEPLIPPIPGLAGTPFWTNREAVRTEYVPDTLVVLGGGAIGLEFAQLFARFGAEVHIIEPQDHLAALEEPEAAALLAEIFADEGITVHTGAGAKSVSHQTNEFTLTLTNGTPVTGTHLLVATGRKTDFEALGIGNLGLDPTTRTLPTDDRLKVAEGVWAVGDIVGHGAFTHMSMYQADIVIREILGRPGPAAQYHAIPRVTFTNPELGSVGLTEKQARAQGHNIRTGLTRLEHSSRGFVHKVGNRGLIKLILDTDHNTLLGATAMGPAGGEILGALAMAVHAKIPLETLQQFIGAYPTFHRALSEAVKALA
- a CDS encoding type I polyketide synthase, yielding MAAQSERRALVLGVTPFGEANARLVAAVRQSGGLGVLDLGTGARSTREALVLAQRWASGTFGVRVPAGCALNPADLPTEVDTVVLTGDSSWQLADIATRFQVLVEITSVEQARTAAAGGAAGLIARGNEAGGLVGELSSFVLLQKLVATPGLDLPIWLAGGIGTHTAAAAVLGGATGVVLDTQLALLAESELPEATAALLRTLDGSETAVVDGRRVLARKGRAPAPALEVGQDIFLAARFAERYGTVGRVVRAIREAVAAAVTAEGLDAVLRPGSAFATAVGVPLPVAQGPMTRVSDQAGFAAEVATGGGLPFVALALAGKEQTRRMMTETAAALGERPWGVGVLGFAPEDTRAAQLEIIRELRPTHAIIAGGRPSQAAALEEVGITTFLHVPSPGLLKQFVEAGARRFIFEGSECGGHVGPRASFALWEAQISVLLDHLGAKDGADLQVIFAGGVHDARSAAMVAAMAAPLAAKGVGIGVLMGTAYLFTEEAVSAGAVQPLFQQQVLAAEGTELLETAPGHATRCVTSPFAEDFQTIKAELTAKGVPDREIWEHLESLNVGRLRIASKGVRREGERLIAADETEQLADGLFMAGQVAVLRDAVTTVAALHESVTGDAAEYLGAQRELLRARLGILAPARTEPVAPPPLDVAIVGMACVFPDSPDLATFWANIVGGVDAVTEVPAERWDADTYYSPDATGKNINDRTPSRWGGFLPKIPFDPLSYGIPPASLASIEPVQLLALEVARRALRDAGYDGDRDFDRSRTSVVFGAEAGSDLSNATTLRAVLPAYLANLPKELLDQLPPLTEDSFPGMLANVISGRIANRLDLGGANYTVDAACASSLAALDVACKELVNGTSDLVLCGGADLHNGINDYLLFASVHALSATGRSRTFDSSADGIALGEGVACVALKRLSDAQRDGDKIYAVVKGLGSASDGKSLGLTAPRPEGQRAALDRAYANAHLSPAAVGLVEAHGTGTVVGDRTELATLTKMFVEAGAQPGTCAIGSVKSQIGHTKCAAGLAGLIKAALALHTGVKPPTLHVETPNSAWDKDSSPFVFHTAARPWATEPADRVAGVSAFGFGGTNFHTVLAAVDQPAPRHSVDAWPAELFTFRGNDLRSATKSIEKLLDLAAANDTGGRPWRLRDLARTAARTADTRTEPVQVAVVADSLDGLVGQLRRAVAGEHDPAAGVYLAGNTALGAEPGKLALLFPGQGSQRTGMLAELFVAFPEVQHLLQRGHQWADLLFPPAAFDSAVAKDNEARLRDTRVAQPALGIAGLAVHQLLGKLGVRADLVAGHSYGELVALAAAGAIDAGTLLDISAARAESILAAAADAGGDPGSMAAASGQAAAVREVLERAGLSGDVVLANHNSPKQVVVSGTTEGVAKAVTELKAAGISAKPIPVACAFHSPLVAAGGDRFAQVLSTVDIHAPEIPVWSNRTASVYGVDIRAELAAQIGSPVRFVEQIEAMYADGARVFVEAGPGKVLSRLVKDILGDRPHVTVTIEPSADSGLRGFLGALAALATAGVSLRTGWLFQGRDARDVSATPLPKRAGWTIDGHVVRTADGGYLTGGLAPARRVHLETTMSQPQPQPAGQNDALVSEFLRTSREILAAQRDVLLTYFGSNPGVQYAAPQVLQQLPAVVQAPLAPVVQPVAAPAPVVVAAPAPAPSTVDVLGTVLQIISDRTGYPIDMIEPDLDLEADLSIDSIKRTEIAGELATKLGGGLDAASLTDAELEDLAKARTAAAISAWLGAKVGDTATPAAIPATVAASGPSEAEILATVLQIISDRTGYPIDMIEPDLDLEADLSIDSIKRTEIAGELATQLGDGLDAASLGDAELEELAKARTAASIAGWLAAKSGAPALPAPAAPLALAAAPVAAPEPVAVSGGIAPKRYLLTPVDISGVTPTGVEALTGKRFVLFGATGASELAALLLENGAQARVESLARPLTEADGQIDGVVFLDALVDGDLPVLPETFPAFQSALVRGVSWLLAAAPGQLGRAAGLRGLFRTIAREYPDTHASLVETDADPAAALFAEILAGDRHPVVLRREGGRQALEMIATPLGALGLGAGPAGDGSTEAGAIGLDRDSVVLLVGGARGITAQFAATLAGASGCRIELVGRTAVATEDEHPATLAAKDKTQLRAALIQQGLRNPAEIERTASRILAQREVQSTVDEIAALGSQVRYHSVDVRDHDALRGLVKEIHAEHGRIDGVVYAAGVIEDKLLAEKDIESFRRVFGTKVDGARQLLEAVSDLGETGPRFAVLFGSIAAALGNRGQVDYAAANDALESLGITWSQRTGARGLTVHWGPWAPSAKHGGMVTPELMQSYTRRGIELIDPEEGTLALLRELAWGGDAVRSVVYSASGW